Proteins co-encoded in one Vibrio aquimaris genomic window:
- a CDS encoding phosphoribosylaminoimidazolesuccinocarboxamide synthase: protein MTLADQVLATNDDLPIRTHKPVHSGKVRSVYWLTEQDSRRLIEEKGYNVAADAPLAIMVISDRISAFDCIWHGQGGLKGVPGKGAALNAISNHWFNLFKQNGLADSHILDVPHPLVWIVQKAKPIMIEAICRQYITGSMWRAYEKGERNFCGIELPEGLKKDTQLPELLMTPSTKGILKNIPGVPEADDVNITRKNIEENFAAFNFSSPDDIQLYEKLLSEGFNLISQALSEVNQIFVDTKFEFGYVEDASGNEKLIYMDEVGTPDSSRIWDEHEYQNGRIVENSKEGFRQFLLNHFPDPDILLNKERMTEREALARDNELPSEALMDISRTYINIAEKITGKSIQLSNNPKQEIINILSDEYGLID from the coding sequence ATGACTCTTGCTGATCAAGTTCTTGCTACAAATGATGACCTTCCCATTCGTACTCACAAACCAGTTCACAGTGGTAAAGTTCGTTCTGTTTACTGGCTAACCGAGCAAGATAGCCGCCGCCTGATTGAAGAGAAAGGCTATAACGTCGCAGCCGATGCTCCTCTTGCTATCATGGTGATCAGTGACCGTATCTCAGCTTTTGATTGTATTTGGCACGGCCAAGGCGGATTAAAAGGGGTTCCGGGCAAAGGTGCAGCACTTAACGCTATTTCCAATCATTGGTTTAACTTGTTCAAACAAAATGGTCTTGCCGATAGTCATATACTCGATGTCCCTCATCCCTTGGTCTGGATAGTTCAAAAAGCAAAGCCAATTATGATTGAAGCCATTTGTCGCCAGTACATCACAGGCTCAATGTGGCGTGCTTATGAAAAAGGTGAACGAAATTTCTGCGGTATTGAGCTGCCAGAGGGACTTAAAAAAGATACTCAGCTCCCTGAATTATTGATGACCCCTTCCACAAAGGGGATCTTAAAAAACATTCCTGGTGTACCAGAAGCAGACGATGTAAACATTACTCGTAAAAACATAGAAGAAAACTTTGCTGCGTTTAACTTCTCTAGCCCCGATGATATTCAACTCTACGAAAAACTACTCAGCGAAGGGTTTAACCTAATTAGCCAAGCTTTATCTGAAGTCAATCAAATCTTCGTCGATACAAAATTTGAATTCGGCTATGTTGAAGACGCATCCGGTAATGAAAAACTTATCTATATGGATGAAGTCGGAACACCAGACTCCTCTCGCATTTGGGATGAACATGAGTACCAAAATGGTCGAATCGTTGAAAACTCAAAGGAAGGTTTCAGGCAGTTCTTATTAAACCACTTCCCGGACCCAGACATTCTACTTAACAAAGAACGAATGACGGAGCGAGAAGCTCTGGCTAGAGATAATGAACTGCCCTCTGAGGCATTGATGGATATTTCTAGAACCTATATCAACATCGCTGAAAAGATAACGGGAAAATCCATTCAGTTATCGAATAATCCTAAGCAAGAGATTATTAATATTCTTAGCGATGAATATGGGTTAATCGATTAA
- a CDS encoding helix-turn-helix transcriptional regulator → MTLSSDLIAFWESFDWPCGLKDPNYRFVYINPAYRRMQNLSKSFDIEGRLDGELPTETHEFQDAFQAHDQLVIDTNETKSSIEIHPFGKNKLLEGWIFHKKPFYIKDRFIGVFFWAEPARKFDTDIFTTFGSKPISITLNPPTSILTDREWEVLYFLLKGDSTKTIAIQLALQVNTVRKYLDSIRSKLGVFSQKQAIDYCKSNGWDRYVPSKYIIRHKILN, encoded by the coding sequence ATGACTTTATCGTCCGATTTAATCGCATTTTGGGAAAGCTTTGACTGGCCTTGTGGGCTAAAAGACCCAAACTACCGCTTCGTTTATATTAACCCCGCATATCGAAGAATGCAGAACTTATCTAAATCCTTTGATATTGAGGGCCGCTTGGACGGTGAACTTCCAACTGAAACTCATGAATTCCAAGATGCCTTTCAAGCCCATGACCAATTAGTGATAGACACCAATGAGACAAAAAGCTCTATCGAAATCCACCCTTTTGGCAAGAACAAACTCCTTGAAGGTTGGATATTTCATAAGAAGCCTTTTTATATAAAAGATAGATTTATTGGTGTTTTCTTTTGGGCTGAGCCGGCTAGGAAATTTGACACTGACATATTCACCACTTTTGGTTCCAAACCCATTTCCATTACCTTAAATCCACCAACCTCAATATTGACTGATCGAGAGTGGGAGGTACTCTACTTTCTCTTAAAAGGTGATAGCACTAAAACCATTGCCATCCAATTAGCATTACAGGTTAATACAGTAAGAAAGTATTTAGACAGTATACGCTCAAAATTAGGTGTATTTTCTCAAAAACAAGCTATTGATTACTGCAAATCTAATGGCTGGGATAGATATGTCCCTTCAAAATACATAATACGGCATAAAATTTTAAATTAA
- a CDS encoding AraC family transcriptional regulator, whose amino-acid sequence MSSVKSRSIQHHSNSQTHWHQHDMAQLYWLTQGTATIETLDQQWTMTPASVGWIPAHLEHKSSVVSDIEAFIIYLPITHVSSLNSQAKVIASNSLISALIERIKSFNFKDLTEPQQRLVDALVDEIASSQSNDLFLPLPKKDNIRRLAHWLMSHPDDTRSQNELAAEFATSPRTLSRVFKSETGINFSAWRQQARLIASLTLLSQGMSVTSTALSCGYANTSSYITAFKARFGITPSQYFD is encoded by the coding sequence ATGAGTAGCGTGAAATCAAGATCTATACAGCATCACTCAAATTCACAAACTCATTGGCATCAACATGACATGGCTCAGTTATACTGGCTCACTCAAGGCACTGCTACTATAGAAACACTTGACCAACAGTGGACAATGACACCAGCATCTGTTGGTTGGATTCCAGCCCATCTAGAGCACAAGTCCAGTGTAGTTTCTGATATAGAAGCCTTTATTATTTACCTCCCTATCACCCATGTATCATCACTAAACAGCCAGGCAAAGGTTATCGCTTCTAATAGCTTGATTTCTGCCTTAATTGAGCGGATAAAAAGCTTCAACTTTAAAGACCTGACTGAGCCTCAACAACGATTAGTCGATGCGCTCGTGGATGAAATTGCTTCAAGCCAGTCAAATGACCTTTTTCTGCCATTACCGAAAAAAGACAACATACGTCGTCTTGCTCATTGGCTCATGTCTCACCCTGACGATACAAGATCCCAAAACGAATTAGCAGCAGAATTTGCAACCAGCCCGAGAACACTAAGTCGCGTATTTAAAAGCGAGACAGGTATAAACTTCAGTGCATGGCGACAACAAGCTCGATTAATCGCTTCTCTCACTTTGCTTAGCCAAGGTATGAGTGTCACCTCCACCGCGCTATCTTGTGGCTACGCCAACACCAGCAGCTATATCACTGCTTTCAAAGCTCGATTTGGAATAACGCCTAGCCAATATTTTGATTGA